From Pongo pygmaeus isolate AG05252 chromosome 22, NHGRI_mPonPyg2-v2.0_pri, whole genome shotgun sequence, one genomic window encodes:
- the LRRC3 gene encoding leucine-rich repeat-containing protein 3, which translates to MGTVRPPRPSLLLVSTRGSCLFLLFCLRLGAACPQPCRCPDHAGAVAVFCSLRDLQEVPEDIPANTVLLKLDANKISHLPDGAFQHLHRLRELDLSHNAIEAIGPATFTGLAGGLRLLDLSYNRIQRIPKDALGKLSAKIRLSHNPLHCECALQEALWELKLDPDSVDEIACHTSVQEEFVGKPLVQALDAGASLCSYPHRTTDVAMLVTMFGWFAMVIAYVVYYVRHNQEDARRHLEYLKSLPSAPASKDPIGPGP; encoded by the coding sequence ATGGGCACCGTGCGCCCACCTCGCCCCTCGCTCCTGCTGGTCTCCACCCGGGGGTcttgtctcttcctcctcttctgcctGCGCCTGGGCGCCGCCTGCCCGCAGCCCTGCCGGTGCCCTGACCACGCAGGGGCTGTGGCTGTCTTCTGCAGCTTGCGGGACCTTCAGGAGGTCCCCGAGGACATCCCGGCCAACACCGTGCTCCTGAAGCTCGATGCCAACAAGATCTCCCACCTCCCGGACGGGGCCTTCCAGCACCTGCACCGGCTCAGGGAGCTGGATCTGTCTCACAACGCCATTGAGGCCATCGGCCCTGCCACCTTCACGGGCCTGGCCGGGGGCCTGCGGCTGCTGGACCTGTCTTACAACCGCATCCAGAGGATCCCCAAGGACGCCCTGGGCAAACTCAGCGCCAAGATACGCCTGTCCCACAACCCCCTGCACTGTGAGTGTGCCCTGCAGGAGGCCCTGTGGGAGCTGAAGCTGGACCCCGACTCCGTGGACGAGATCGCCTGCCACACCTCAGTGCAGGAGGAGTTTGTGGGGAAGCCTCTGGTTCAGGCTCTGGATGCGGGTGCCAGCCTCTGCAGCTACCCCCACAGGACCACAGACGTGGCCATGCTGGTCACCATGTTCGGCTGGTTCGCCATGGTGATCGCCTACGTTGTGTACTATGTGCGCCACAACCAGGAGGATGCCCGGAGGCACCTGGAGTACCTGAAGTCTCTGCCCAGCGCCCCCGCCTCCAAGGACCCCATCGGCCCGGGGCCCTAG